In a genomic window of Saccharothrix sp. HUAS TT1:
- a CDS encoding carbohydrate ABC transporter permease: MTMPTRRGDGRIAFAYLAPALLVLVGLMGYPIYQLVLISLFDYGQEQVSGGAPLTFLGLGNYATLLADERFWSVLGQTVAFAAVCVVGTLLVGAALAVLATRVRTWARMALFLAALGAWATPTVAGSTIWLFLFDANFGFVNEVLGTTGFSWTYDKWVAFGLVAAQVVWCSFPFVMVTLYAGIKAIPGEVLEAAALDGAGTARTATSVILPLLRPLLVVVTIQSIIWDFKVFTQIYIMTSGGGIAGRNLVLNVYAYQQAFAASEYGLGASIGVVTTVLLLIVTAGYLRALRRSGEVL; the protein is encoded by the coding sequence ATGACGATGCCGACCCGGAGGGGCGACGGGCGGATCGCGTTCGCCTACCTCGCCCCCGCGCTGCTGGTGCTGGTCGGGCTGATGGGCTACCCGATCTACCAGCTCGTGCTGATCTCCCTGTTCGACTACGGCCAGGAGCAGGTCAGCGGCGGCGCGCCGCTGACCTTCCTGGGCCTCGGCAACTACGCGACGCTGCTGGCCGACGAGCGGTTCTGGTCCGTGCTCGGGCAGACGGTCGCGTTCGCCGCGGTGTGCGTGGTGGGGACCCTGCTGGTCGGCGCCGCGCTGGCGGTGCTGGCCACCAGGGTTCGTACCTGGGCCCGGATGGCGTTGTTCCTGGCCGCGCTCGGCGCGTGGGCGACGCCGACGGTGGCCGGGTCGACCATCTGGCTGTTCCTGTTCGACGCCAACTTCGGGTTCGTCAACGAAGTCCTCGGCACCACCGGGTTCTCCTGGACCTACGACAAGTGGGTGGCGTTCGGGCTGGTCGCGGCGCAGGTGGTCTGGTGCTCGTTCCCGTTCGTCATGGTGACCCTGTACGCGGGCATCAAGGCGATCCCGGGCGAAGTGCTCGAAGCCGCCGCGCTGGACGGCGCGGGCACCGCGAGGACCGCGACCAGCGTGATCCTGCCGCTGCTGCGGCCGTTGCTGGTCGTGGTCACCATCCAGTCGATCATCTGGGACTTCAAGGTGTTCACCCAGATCTACATCATGACCAGCGGCGGCGGCATCGCCGGCCGGAACCTGGTGCTCAACGTCTACGCCTACCAGCAGGCGTTCGCCGCCTCCGAGTACGGGCTCGGCGCGAGCATCGGCGTGGTCACGACGGTGCTGCTGCTGATCGTCACCGCCGGCTACCTGCGGGCGTTGCGGCGCAGCGGGGAGGTGCTGTGA
- a CDS encoding very short patch repair endonuclease, which translates to MAEASWATSEATRKSMRANRSRDTKPELRLRRALHAMGLRYRVCARPLPEVRRTADIVFPRAKVAVEVRGCFWHGCPDHYRAPAANGSYWSAKVQRNIARDADTAERLAAAGWLLAVVWEHEDLDRAAETVARQVQERRSAQHTG; encoded by the coding sequence ATGGCCGAAGCGTCTTGGGCGACCAGCGAGGCGACTCGCAAGTCGATGCGGGCGAACCGGAGCCGCGACACCAAACCGGAGTTGCGGCTCCGCAGGGCTCTGCACGCGATGGGCCTGCGCTACCGGGTGTGCGCGCGTCCACTGCCCGAGGTCCGGCGCACAGCGGACATCGTCTTCCCCCGCGCCAAGGTCGCGGTCGAAGTCCGCGGGTGCTTCTGGCACGGGTGTCCCGACCACTACCGCGCCCCGGCCGCCAACGGCAGCTACTGGTCCGCCAAGGTCCAGCGGAACATCGCCAGGGACGCGGACACCGCCGAACGGCTCGCGGCAGCGGGCTGGCTGCTCGCCGTCGTGTGGGAGCACGAGGACCTGGACCGCGCGGCCGAAACCGTCGCCCGACAGGTGCAGGAACGCCGGTCAGCTCAGCACACCGGCTGA
- a CDS encoding RNA polymerase sigma factor → MAGERPPWEGLDGTDRHAACVAAARDGDRRALDALVADLTPLVWHIARGHGLDRSTAEDVVQTVWLALLRHLDRLIEPRALAGWLVVATRREAQRTWTPARREAALSDELAEQLQSEYGLPEDAALVDDRDHRLWRAFGRLSQRCQELLRLTVLAGRAEYRAVAEALSMPRGSIGPTRGRCLTLLRTHLDAEGGSR, encoded by the coding sequence ATGGCCGGTGAGCGCCCACCGTGGGAGGGCCTGGATGGGACCGACCGGCACGCCGCCTGCGTCGCCGCCGCGAGGGACGGCGACCGCCGGGCGCTGGACGCGCTGGTCGCCGACCTGACACCGCTGGTGTGGCACATCGCGCGCGGCCACGGGCTGGACCGCAGCACCGCGGAGGACGTGGTGCAGACGGTCTGGCTCGCGCTGCTGCGCCACCTCGACCGCCTGATCGAACCGCGCGCGCTGGCCGGGTGGCTGGTCGTCGCGACCCGCCGCGAGGCCCAGCGGACCTGGACGCCCGCTCGCCGGGAGGCGGCGCTGAGCGACGAGCTGGCGGAACAACTGCAGAGCGAGTACGGCCTGCCCGAGGACGCCGCCCTGGTCGACGACCGGGACCACCGGCTGTGGCGGGCGTTCGGCCGGTTGTCGCAGCGCTGCCAGGAACTGCTGCGACTGACCGTGCTGGCCGGCCGGGCGGAGTACCGGGCGGTCGCCGAAGCACTTTCCATGCCGCGCGGCAGCATCGGCCCCACCAGGGGTCGGTGCCTGACGCTGCTGCGCACACATCTCGACGCGGAAGGAGGATCGCGGTGA
- a CDS encoding copper homeostasis protein CutC, with amino-acid sequence MLEVIALDATDAEAAQAGGAHRLELTVDMAADGLTPPVAVLRDVLSATDLPVRVMLRDAPGFAPGDLDRLRRDAAALREAGASEFVLGFLDADGRVDGAACAALAAELDGCAWTFHRALDNSADPEAAWAEVGGLGCDTVLAAGSPRGVADGFGVLERLAARQGAVRLLVGGGLKAEQVAPLKAVGATAFHVGSAVRPGGWDAPVSADAVRTWANLV; translated from the coding sequence ATGCTTGAGGTCATCGCCCTGGACGCCACCGACGCCGAGGCCGCGCAGGCGGGCGGCGCGCACCGGCTGGAACTCACCGTCGACATGGCCGCGGACGGGCTCACCCCGCCGGTCGCCGTGCTGCGCGACGTGCTCTCCGCGACCGACCTGCCGGTCCGGGTCATGCTGCGCGACGCGCCGGGCTTCGCGCCCGGCGACCTGGACCGGCTGCGGCGCGACGCGGCGGCGCTGCGCGAGGCGGGCGCGTCGGAGTTCGTGCTCGGCTTCCTCGACGCCGACGGCCGGGTGGACGGGGCGGCGTGCGCCGCGCTGGCCGCCGAGCTGGACGGCTGCGCGTGGACGTTCCACCGCGCGCTGGACAACTCGGCCGACCCCGAGGCGGCGTGGGCCGAGGTCGGCGGGCTGGGGTGCGACACGGTGCTCGCGGCGGGCAGCCCGCGCGGCGTGGCGGACGGGTTCGGCGTGCTGGAGCGGTTGGCCGCCCGGCAGGGCGCGGTCCGGCTGCTGGTGGGCGGCGGGCTCAAGGCGGAGCAGGTCGCGCCGCTGAAAGCCGTTGGCGCCACGGCGTTCCACGTCGGCAGCGCCGTCCGCCCAGGCGGGTGGGACGCCCCGGTGTCCGCCGACGCGGTCCGGACCTGGGCGAATCTGGTCTAG
- a CDS encoding DNA cytosine methyltransferase gives MSKLALASEPMLPFERPEPAAAEFFAGIGLARLGLEQAGFRVSWSNDIEPAKHNMYARHFTEDTEDTHKFVLDDVANVGADSLPPDRLALAWASSPCVDVSLAGARLGLSGARSAAFYQFTRILGELPPDQRPPVVTLENVVGLATSHGGADLRAAIRELNGIGYSVDVLTLDARWFVPQSRPRLFVVGVLNPPVDTPDANPVLRPEWLQAPFRDKSLRTHRYLLPDIDPSPDISLSQVVERLSADDPRWWDDMRKASFEEQLSPIQRDRLDQLRTGREITHRTAYRRTRQGKPQWEIRSDDIAGCLRTARGGSSKQAVVEGGKGRFRVRWMTGIEYARLMGAGDYMIDGHRDGHLIFGFGDAVCVPAVAWLGKNYLMPFSLGNRESADTRLTAVGA, from the coding sequence GTGTCGAAGCTAGCCCTGGCCAGCGAGCCGATGCTGCCGTTCGAACGGCCCGAGCCGGCTGCCGCGGAGTTCTTCGCGGGCATCGGCCTCGCCCGGCTCGGCCTGGAGCAGGCGGGCTTCCGCGTCTCGTGGTCGAACGACATCGAGCCGGCGAAGCACAACATGTACGCGCGGCACTTCACCGAGGACACCGAGGACACGCACAAGTTCGTCCTGGACGACGTCGCCAACGTCGGCGCCGACAGCCTGCCCCCCGACCGGCTGGCGCTCGCCTGGGCGTCGTCCCCGTGCGTCGACGTCTCGCTCGCCGGCGCGCGGCTCGGGCTGAGCGGCGCCCGGTCCGCCGCGTTCTACCAGTTCACCCGAATCCTCGGCGAACTGCCGCCGGACCAGCGCCCCCCGGTCGTCACCTTGGAGAACGTGGTCGGCCTCGCCACCAGCCACGGCGGCGCGGACCTGCGCGCGGCGATCAGGGAGCTCAACGGGATCGGCTACTCCGTCGACGTCCTCACGCTGGACGCGCGGTGGTTCGTGCCGCAGTCGCGCCCGCGCCTGTTCGTCGTCGGGGTGCTCAACCCCCCGGTGGACACGCCCGACGCGAACCCGGTCCTGCGCCCGGAATGGCTCCAGGCCCCCTTCCGGGACAAGTCGCTGCGCACCCACCGCTACCTGCTCCCGGACATCGACCCGTCGCCGGACATCTCGCTGTCGCAGGTGGTCGAACGCTTGAGCGCGGACGATCCGCGCTGGTGGGACGACATGCGCAAAGCCTCGTTCGAAGAACAGCTGTCGCCGATCCAACGCGACCGGCTGGACCAGCTCCGCACGGGCCGTGAAATCACCCATCGAACGGCTTATCGCAGGACCAGGCAGGGCAAGCCCCAGTGGGAAATCCGCTCGGACGACATCGCGGGCTGCCTGCGCACGGCCCGCGGCGGATCGTCCAAGCAGGCGGTCGTCGAGGGCGGCAAGGGCCGTTTCCGGGTCCGCTGGATGACCGGGATCGAGTACGCGCGCCTGATGGGAGCGGGCGACTACATGATCGACGGGCATCGGGACGGCCACCTGATCTTCGGATTCGGCGACGCGGTGTGCGTCCCGGCCGTGGCCTGGCTGGGCAAGAACTACCTGATGCCCTTCTCGCTGGGGAACCGCGAAAGCGCTGACACGAGGCTGACCGCTGTGGGAGCCTGA
- a CDS encoding beta-N-acetylhexosaminidase — MPFDGAFEVERVAGPAEGYRLSVSDRGVRVRASDDAGEFYARQTLRQLSGPAAFRAVPPGPVALPVCEVEDHPRFAWRGVMLDVARHFLPKHDLLRYVDLLAVHKLNVLHLHLTDDQGWRFESRKFPRLHEVGGWRPDSRFGDRRSGGMAGRPHGGYYTQDDLREVVAYAARRHIAVVPEIDVPGHSQAAIAAYPELGASGGGVWTDWGVNPNALRSDEAVVEVYRQVFDELLDVFPGEVVGLGGDEAAGGDGRFVRRIAQHLHQRGRRPFGWDEVLDVGPLPTRTIVASWRGERGGLTALDRGHDVVMCPEEHVYLDYRQSDHPDEPIPVGTVTTLQDVYRYEPAAADRVLGAQANLWTEHLDSPRRLDYAAFPRLSAFAEVVWSPAGRDEAEFLTRLAEHHLPRLDALGVEYRPLDGPRPWQALPGVPGFPR, encoded by the coding sequence GTGCCCTTCGACGGCGCGTTCGAGGTGGAGCGGGTGGCCGGGCCCGCCGAGGGCTACCGGCTGTCGGTGTCCGACCGGGGTGTCCGGGTGCGGGCGTCCGACGACGCCGGCGAGTTCTACGCGCGGCAGACGCTGCGGCAGCTGAGCGGGCCGGCGGCGTTCCGCGCGGTGCCGCCGGGTCCGGTGGCGCTGCCGGTGTGCGAGGTCGAGGACCACCCGCGGTTCGCGTGGCGCGGCGTGATGCTCGACGTGGCGCGGCACTTCCTGCCCAAGCACGACCTGCTGCGGTACGTCGACCTGCTGGCCGTGCACAAGCTGAACGTGCTGCACCTGCACCTCACCGACGACCAGGGCTGGCGGTTCGAGTCGCGGAAGTTCCCGCGGCTGCACGAGGTCGGCGGGTGGCGGCCCGACTCGCGGTTCGGCGACCGGCGGTCCGGTGGGATGGCGGGCCGGCCGCACGGCGGCTACTACACGCAGGACGACCTGCGGGAGGTCGTCGCGTACGCGGCGCGGCGGCACATCGCGGTGGTGCCGGAGATCGACGTGCCGGGGCACAGCCAGGCGGCCATCGCGGCGTACCCGGAGCTGGGCGCCTCCGGCGGCGGGGTGTGGACGGACTGGGGGGTCAACCCCAACGCGCTGCGGTCCGACGAGGCCGTGGTGGAGGTCTACCGGCAGGTGTTCGACGAGCTGCTGGACGTGTTCCCGGGCGAGGTGGTCGGGCTGGGCGGCGACGAGGCGGCGGGCGGCGACGGCCGGTTCGTCCGGCGCATCGCGCAGCACCTGCACCAGCGCGGGCGGCGGCCGTTCGGGTGGGACGAGGTGCTGGACGTCGGGCCGCTGCCGACGCGCACGATCGTCGCGTCGTGGCGGGGCGAGCGGGGCGGTCTGACCGCGCTGGACCGCGGGCACGACGTGGTGATGTGCCCCGAGGAGCACGTCTACCTGGACTACCGGCAGTCCGACCACCCCGACGAGCCGATCCCCGTCGGCACCGTCACCACGCTCCAGGACGTCTACCGGTACGAGCCCGCGGCGGCGGACCGGGTGCTCGGCGCGCAGGCCAACCTGTGGACCGAACACCTCGACTCGCCGCGCCGGCTGGACTACGCCGCGTTCCCCCGGCTGAGCGCGTTCGCCGAGGTCGTGTGGAGCCCCGCCGGGCGGGACGAGGCGGAGTTCCTGACCCGGCTGGCCGAGCACCACCTGCCGCGGCTCGACGCGCTCGGCGTGGAGTACCGCCCCCTCGACGGCCCCCGGCCGTGGCAGGCGCTGCCGGGCGTGCCCGGCTTCCCGCGCTGA
- a CDS encoding GIY-YIG nuclease family protein, translated as MSRKPPTRKSLPAKSVQEFRALLETALDTQDEQGRKWADAQWGCYAFYDYDGEPIYVGQTNERLRTRIRRHLSNQRTDAVAMRILDVFEVAEMELWPLWDYEGISAANREAKQHLNRVEYTAYTQAIEDSRFKAILNEKIPPVSELGELPPSKRFNLISDETREERGHPDVRIARRAETISRLAAVAHERGEVSSGLRRVLVIQAVRLAYLSATRLAEAEGRDEPKANVIYMEGLVGSVRKPLDAGDTDTPEGDGEPELDLG; from the coding sequence GTGTCGCGAAAGCCGCCAACCAGGAAAAGCCTTCCGGCGAAGTCGGTCCAGGAATTCCGCGCCCTCCTCGAAACCGCTCTGGACACCCAGGACGAGCAAGGCCGCAAGTGGGCGGACGCCCAGTGGGGCTGCTACGCCTTCTACGACTACGACGGTGAGCCGATCTACGTCGGCCAGACCAACGAACGGCTCCGGACGCGCATCCGCCGCCACTTGAGCAACCAGCGCACCGATGCCGTGGCGATGCGGATCCTGGACGTGTTCGAAGTCGCCGAGATGGAACTCTGGCCCCTGTGGGACTACGAGGGCATTTCCGCGGCGAACAGGGAAGCGAAGCAGCACCTCAACCGCGTCGAGTACACCGCGTACACCCAGGCCATCGAAGACAGCCGCTTCAAGGCGATCCTGAACGAGAAGATCCCGCCGGTCTCCGAACTCGGCGAACTGCCGCCTTCCAAGCGGTTCAACCTGATCAGCGATGAAACCCGTGAAGAACGCGGACATCCCGATGTGCGGATCGCCCGTCGAGCGGAAACCATTTCCCGCCTGGCGGCCGTGGCTCACGAACGGGGTGAGGTTTCGTCCGGGCTCCGGCGTGTGCTGGTGATCCAGGCCGTCAGGCTCGCCTACCTGTCGGCGACCCGGCTGGCCGAAGCCGAGGGTCGGGACGAACCCAAGGCCAACGTCATCTACATGGAAGGGCTCGTCGGGAGCGTCCGCAAGCCCCTCGACGCCGGCGACACGGACACCCCTGAAGGCGACGGCGAACCGGAACTCGACCTCGGTTGA
- a CDS encoding PspC domain-containing protein, producing the protein MTNNVMGEATAKIKKFRRSRSDKMLAGVCGGVAEALGVDAALLRILLVAATLFGVGAGAVLYLAAWILMPEQD; encoded by the coding sequence ATGACGAACAACGTGATGGGCGAAGCCACCGCCAAGATCAAGAAGTTTCGCCGCAGCCGGTCCGACAAGATGCTCGCGGGCGTGTGCGGCGGCGTCGCCGAAGCGCTCGGCGTCGACGCCGCCCTGCTGCGCATCCTGCTGGTCGCCGCCACCCTGTTCGGCGTCGGCGCCGGCGCGGTCCTCTACCTCGCGGCCTGGATCCTCATGCCCGAGCAGGACTGA
- a CDS encoding extracellular solute-binding protein has protein sequence MRFAVAAVVGAVVLAGCAPVQSGSAPTGGDEQSGQLRVWLFDEVNRGPKEAVVEEAVTEFEQAHEGVTVDVQYIQVQTRAERFKAAFSDPQSAPDVAEFGNTDLAGYVAGGGFAELDLSGWSDAKDLLPEVLDTGEVDGKVYGVPWYVGVRALYYRTDVFQELNLQPPATLADIAPLARRIRAAKPDMLGISAGGKYTYGAMPFVWANGGDIARKDGDEYVATIDSAESKAGLRQYTELIADDICPPAQCAGNGGDASVEAFRAGKAAMVVGGDFNRKSVDASAAAGKYAVVPLPGRQAGDIAPAFAGGNLLGVLKGSGRKTLANQFVQLLGGKQYQRKMFDAMGNLPTFGDVQAQVAEANPVLEPFIRTLEAGTRFVPVTPNWAKVDAQAVLPTLLQQVAAGGEDLDKAAKDAADQMNAAFTS, from the coding sequence ATGCGGTTCGCGGTAGCAGCGGTCGTGGGCGCCGTCGTGCTGGCCGGGTGCGCCCCGGTCCAGTCCGGCTCGGCGCCCACCGGCGGCGACGAGCAGTCGGGGCAGCTGCGGGTCTGGCTGTTCGACGAGGTCAACCGGGGCCCGAAGGAGGCGGTCGTCGAGGAGGCGGTCACCGAGTTCGAGCAGGCGCACGAAGGCGTCACGGTCGACGTCCAGTACATCCAGGTGCAGACCCGCGCCGAGCGGTTCAAGGCCGCGTTCAGCGACCCGCAGAGCGCGCCCGACGTGGCCGAGTTCGGCAACACCGACCTGGCGGGGTACGTCGCGGGCGGCGGGTTCGCCGAACTCGACCTCAGCGGGTGGTCCGACGCGAAGGACCTGCTGCCCGAGGTCCTGGACACCGGCGAGGTGGACGGCAAGGTCTACGGCGTGCCCTGGTACGTCGGCGTGCGCGCGCTCTACTACCGCACGGACGTCTTCCAGGAGCTGAACCTCCAGCCGCCGGCCACGTTGGCCGACATCGCGCCGCTCGCCCGGCGGATCCGGGCCGCCAAGCCCGACATGCTCGGCATCTCCGCCGGCGGCAAGTACACCTACGGCGCGATGCCGTTCGTGTGGGCCAACGGCGGCGACATCGCCCGCAAGGACGGCGACGAGTACGTCGCCACCATCGACAGCGCCGAGTCGAAGGCCGGGCTGCGCCAGTACACCGAGCTGATCGCGGACGACATCTGCCCGCCCGCCCAGTGCGCGGGCAACGGCGGCGACGCCAGCGTCGAGGCGTTCCGCGCGGGCAAGGCGGCGATGGTCGTCGGCGGCGACTTCAACCGCAAGTCGGTCGACGCCTCCGCCGCCGCGGGCAAGTACGCGGTCGTGCCGCTGCCCGGCAGGCAGGCGGGCGACATCGCGCCCGCGTTCGCCGGCGGCAACCTGCTCGGCGTGCTGAAGGGCAGCGGGCGCAAGACGCTGGCCAACCAGTTCGTGCAGCTCCTGGGCGGCAAGCAGTACCAGCGCAAGATGTTCGACGCGATGGGCAACCTGCCGACGTTCGGCGACGTGCAGGCGCAGGTCGCCGAGGCCAACCCGGTGCTGGAGCCGTTCATCAGGACCCTGGAGGCGGGCACGAGGTTCGTGCCGGTCACGCCGAACTGGGCCAAGGTCGACGCCCAGGCCGTGCTGCCGACGCTGTTGCAGCAGGTCGCCGCCGGCGGCGAGGACCTGGACAAGGCCGCGAAGGACGCCGCCGACCAGATGAACGCCGCCTTTACCTCATGA
- a CDS encoding carboxypeptidase regulatory-like domain-containing protein encodes MNDIDPRDDRRGQEDTAVLTELNRLVYELDAPPRGLVERIQFAVALENLDVEVARWERAGSFAGVRGGSPGTITFTVDNLTLMVNFTSTGARHRIDGWLVPAGEHTVEVRVAEHESSTTKADDGGRFVLSDVPAGTTQIVVHLVDSRGEPGRTVVTPTIML; translated from the coding sequence GTGAACGACATCGACCCGCGCGATGACCGCAGAGGCCAAGAGGACACCGCTGTCCTCACGGAACTGAACCGCCTGGTGTACGAGTTGGACGCGCCCCCTCGGGGGCTCGTCGAACGCATCCAGTTCGCGGTGGCTTTGGAGAACCTGGACGTCGAGGTGGCCCGCTGGGAGCGCGCGGGCTCGTTCGCGGGCGTGCGCGGCGGGAGCCCCGGCACCATCACGTTCACCGTGGACAACCTGACCTTGATGGTGAACTTCACGTCGACCGGCGCCCGGCACCGCATCGACGGCTGGCTGGTGCCCGCCGGCGAGCACACCGTCGAGGTGCGGGTCGCCGAGCACGAGTCGAGCACCACCAAGGCCGACGACGGCGGCCGGTTCGTGCTGTCCGACGTGCCCGCCGGCACCACCCAGATCGTGGTGCACCTGGTCGACTCCCGCGGCGAACCCGGCCGGACGGTCGTGACCCCGACGATCATGCTCTGA
- a CDS encoding AAA family ATPase: MTPDDLAEQLDRVGYLPDRGLATAAYLALRMHRPLFCEGEPGTGKTALAKALAQALDLPLIRLQCHEGIDASQALYDWDFPRQLLHLRALEAAGPVDAEQAEASLYTRRFLLARPLLRALEDAPCVLLVDEVDRADDEFEAFLLEVLGENSVTIPELGRVTARTPPLVVLTSNRTREVHDALKRRCLYHWLDHPDLARETAILRRRLPDVTERLAHQVASAVRRLRELDLLKPPGVAESLDWAEALLTLGRTELDAETAAATLGAVLKYREDAQRALSAGVLS; this comes from the coding sequence GTGACGCCAGACGATCTCGCCGAGCAGCTGGACCGCGTCGGCTACCTGCCCGACCGGGGCCTCGCCACGGCCGCCTACCTGGCGCTGCGGATGCACCGGCCGCTGTTCTGCGAGGGCGAGCCGGGCACCGGCAAGACCGCCCTCGCCAAGGCGCTGGCCCAGGCCCTCGACCTGCCGCTGATCCGGCTGCAGTGCCACGAGGGCATCGACGCGAGCCAGGCCCTCTACGACTGGGACTTCCCGCGCCAGCTGCTGCACCTGCGCGCCCTCGAAGCCGCCGGACCGGTCGACGCCGAGCAGGCCGAGGCGTCCCTCTACACCCGGCGCTTCCTGCTGGCCCGCCCGCTGCTGCGGGCCCTCGAAGACGCGCCGTGCGTGCTGCTGGTGGACGAGGTCGACCGGGCCGACGACGAGTTCGAGGCGTTCCTGCTCGAAGTGCTCGGCGAGAACTCGGTGACCATCCCCGAACTGGGCCGCGTCACCGCCCGGACCCCGCCCCTGGTCGTGCTGACCTCCAACCGCACCCGCGAGGTCCACGACGCCCTCAAGCGCCGCTGCCTCTACCACTGGCTGGACCACCCCGACCTGGCCCGCGAGACCGCCATCCTCCGCCGGCGGCTGCCCGACGTCACCGAGCGACTGGCGCACCAGGTCGCGTCGGCCGTGCGGCGGTTGCGGGAACTGGACCTGCTCAAGCCGCCGGGCGTCGCCGAATCGCTGGACTGGGCCGAGGCCCTGCTCACCCTGGGCCGCACCGAACTGGACGCGGAAACGGCGGCAGCCACCCTCGGCGCCGTCCTGAAGTACCGCGAGGACGCCCAACGGGCCCTTTCAGCCGGTGTGCTGAGCTGA
- a CDS encoding carbohydrate ABC transporter permease encodes MNRRASRGVAEGVAVAVAAVVAFPLYWMVLTAVKPEAEVISAEPRPWTFAPTVDSFVRALTVQNFGRYLLNSVVVAVAVVLLSLLISFLAATALTRFRFRSRTTLLVMLLVVQMVPVEALTIPLFFLMQSVRDVAPVFGLNHLGSLVLVHLAFSLPFAIWMLRGFVAAVPVELEEAATLDGASRFRFLWQVLFPLVAPGLVATSVLSFIHAWNDFLFAKTFIISAAENQTLPLALQVFVKPDQNDWGAIMAGSTVMTIPVLVFFILVQRRLVAGLAGAVKS; translated from the coding sequence GTGAACCGGCGCGCGTCGCGGGGTGTCGCGGAGGGCGTGGCGGTCGCCGTCGCGGCCGTGGTGGCGTTCCCGCTGTACTGGATGGTGCTGACGGCGGTCAAGCCGGAGGCGGAGGTGATCTCGGCCGAGCCGCGGCCGTGGACGTTCGCGCCGACGGTCGACAGCTTCGTGCGGGCGCTGACCGTGCAGAACTTCGGCCGCTACCTGCTCAACAGCGTCGTGGTGGCGGTCGCCGTGGTGCTGCTCAGCCTGCTGATCTCGTTCCTCGCGGCCACCGCGCTGACCAGGTTCCGGTTCCGCAGCCGCACGACGTTGCTGGTCATGCTGCTGGTGGTGCAGATGGTGCCGGTCGAGGCGCTGACCATCCCGCTGTTCTTCCTGATGCAGTCGGTGCGCGACGTCGCGCCGGTGTTCGGGCTGAACCACCTGGGCTCGCTGGTGCTGGTGCACCTCGCGTTCAGCCTGCCGTTCGCGATCTGGATGCTGCGCGGGTTCGTCGCGGCGGTGCCGGTGGAGCTGGAGGAGGCGGCGACGCTGGACGGCGCGTCCCGGTTCCGGTTCCTGTGGCAGGTGCTGTTCCCGCTGGTGGCGCCGGGGTTGGTGGCGACCAGCGTGCTGTCGTTCATCCACGCGTGGAACGACTTCCTGTTCGCCAAGACGTTCATCATCTCGGCGGCGGAGAACCAGACCCTGCCGCTGGCGCTGCAGGTGTTCGTCAAACCGGACCAGAACGACTGGGGCGCGATCATGGCAGGATCGACGGTGATGACGATCCCGGTGCTGGTCTTCTTCATCCTGGTGCAGCGACGGCTGGTCGCGGGCCTCGCCGGGGCGGTGAAGTCGTGA
- a CDS encoding NUDIX domain-containing protein encodes MHVLLVRADRLLLIRRRDPDPRFDGRWHLPAGKVEAGESVLAAAVREVAEEVGVVVPVGALRHVHTTHAVAPGVEARFGFFFEAREWVGEPVVAEPDKCSGLAWFRLDGLPDDLLDYAALGIRAEGAFSSFGWDAGEPGPPRPAG; translated from the coding sequence GTGCACGTGCTGCTGGTGCGCGCCGACCGGCTCCTGCTGATCCGCCGCCGCGACCCCGACCCGCGGTTCGACGGCCGGTGGCACCTGCCGGCCGGGAAGGTCGAGGCGGGGGAGTCGGTGCTCGCGGCGGCGGTGCGGGAGGTCGCCGAGGAGGTCGGGGTGGTGGTCCCGGTGGGTGCGCTGCGGCACGTGCACACCACGCACGCCGTCGCGCCCGGCGTCGAGGCGCGGTTCGGGTTCTTCTTCGAGGCGCGTGAGTGGGTCGGCGAGCCGGTGGTCGCGGAACCCGACAAGTGCTCCGGCCTGGCCTGGTTCCGGCTCGACGGCCTGCCCGACGACCTGCTCGACTACGCGGCGCTCGGAATCCGGGCCGAGGGGGCTTTCAGCTCGTTCGGGTGGGACGCCGGTGAGCCGGGGCCGCCTCGTCCGGCGGGTTGA